The following coding sequences are from one Lujinxingia vulgaris window:
- a CDS encoding DVUA0089 family protein, which translates to MSLSLSSRLAKNSLLGLSLTLCTSLSAACASSSGPFLTDDLSSIGADASASGTLSASGLISPNNGARYTTYAVDLDAGQVLRVKSTANGFSPALTVFAPDYTPLATTLNQPGADAQARLIAQAPTAGTYLIVLSSQSPGGSGSFSLETSLLAMEEDVELPGSATGFLFQGMNAHPISGVPAASYTLTLEEEALLNISARSTEFDTYLSVLDAETSQILAENDDASDQVASASTNSRILSLFPAGTYQILVNSYQGQGQGAFILDVVTENAQISEKFIFGEPYRGIYGLAPTVHGAASRPGFAFPFTLDEAGAVNLQMETSSFDAYLYLLDSNGRVVAEDDDSAGALNPRIVQQLEAGDYTLVASSIANRPSGPYSLTTEHITLDDRTAVTPGDSFSSFILPADGGLPNRPGVGKVYTLEVTETSQVQIDLRSDAFDTYLVLVDENNQLIEENDDNGQTTDSRINRQLTPGTYKVVVTSFGGESVGQFELQLIKSGPSGQSV; encoded by the coding sequence GTGTCCCTCTCCCTGTCTTCGCGTCTCGCTAAAAACTCACTGCTCGGCCTCTCGCTGACGCTCTGCACCTCGCTCAGCGCCGCCTGCGCCTCCTCCTCCGGCCCCTTCCTCACCGACGATCTCAGCTCCATCGGTGCCGACGCCAGCGCCTCGGGCACCCTGAGCGCCTCCGGACTCATCAGCCCCAACAACGGCGCCCGCTACACCACCTACGCCGTCGACCTCGACGCCGGCCAGGTCCTGCGCGTCAAGTCCACCGCCAACGGATTTAGCCCCGCGCTCACCGTCTTCGCCCCCGACTACACCCCGCTGGCCACCACCCTCAACCAGCCCGGCGCCGACGCCCAGGCCCGCCTCATCGCCCAGGCCCCCACTGCCGGCACCTACCTCATCGTCCTCTCCAGCCAGAGCCCCGGCGGCAGCGGCAGCTTCTCTTTAGAGACCTCACTGCTCGCCATGGAGGAAGACGTCGAGCTCCCCGGCTCAGCCACCGGCTTTCTCTTCCAGGGCATGAACGCCCACCCCATCAGCGGCGTGCCGGCGGCCTCCTACACGCTGACCCTCGAAGAAGAAGCGCTCCTCAACATCAGCGCACGCTCCACCGAGTTTGACACCTACTTAAGCGTCCTCGACGCCGAGACCTCCCAAATCCTGGCCGAAAACGACGACGCCAGCGACCAGGTCGCCTCCGCCTCCACCAACTCCCGCATCCTCTCGCTCTTCCCGGCCGGCACCTACCAGATCTTGGTCAACTCCTATCAGGGCCAGGGCCAGGGCGCCTTTATCCTCGACGTTGTCACCGAAAACGCCCAGATCTCCGAGAAGTTCATCTTCGGCGAGCCCTACCGGGGCATCTACGGCCTGGCACCGACGGTTCATGGCGCGGCCAGCCGCCCGGGCTTCGCCTTCCCCTTCACCCTCGATGAGGCCGGCGCGGTTAACCTGCAGATGGAGACCTCCTCCTTCGACGCCTACCTCTACCTGCTCGACAGCAACGGGCGCGTGGTGGCTGAAGACGACGACTCCGCCGGCGCACTCAACCCCCGCATCGTCCAGCAGCTCGAAGCCGGCGACTACACCCTGGTCGCAAGCTCCATCGCCAATCGCCCCTCCGGGCCCTACTCGCTGACCACCGAGCACATCACCCTCGATGACCGCACCGCGGTGACCCCCGGCGACTCTTTCTCCAGCTTCATCCTCCCCGCCGACGGCGGCCTGCCCAACCGCCCCGGCGTCGGCAAGGTCTACACCCTTGAGGTCACCGAGACCTCCCAGGTCCAGATCGATCTTCGATCCGACGCCTTCGACACCTACCTGGTGCTCGTCGACGAAAATAACCAGCTTATCGAAGAGAACGACGACAACGGTCAGACCACCGACTCCCGCATCAACCGCCAGCTCACCCCGGGCACCTACAAAGTCGTCGTCACCAGCTTCGGCGGCGAATCTGTCGGGCAGTTTGAGCTGCAGCTCATCAAGAGCGGCCCCAGCGGGCAAAGCGTCTGA
- a CDS encoding DUF523 domain-containing protein, with protein sequence MDEKRGAEGRILVSACLLGKEVRYDGRASRVGEDQGRRWLRQMQEEGRVVMVCPEVSGGLGVPRPPAELVGGDGEAFWRGEARVVTRDGEDVSAAFARGAEVALELAQRHGVCAAVLKARSPSCGGAAVYDGSFEGRLVAGQGVSAALLRRAGIQVFSEEELDAARRFVERGGAAPR encoded by the coding sequence ATGGACGAAAAGCGTGGTGCAGAAGGGCGGATTCTGGTGAGCGCGTGTTTGCTCGGCAAAGAGGTGCGCTACGACGGGCGCGCGTCGAGGGTGGGGGAAGATCAGGGGCGGCGCTGGTTGCGGCAGATGCAGGAGGAGGGGCGCGTGGTGATGGTCTGCCCGGAGGTCTCAGGGGGGCTGGGTGTGCCCCGGCCGCCGGCTGAGCTTGTGGGTGGGGATGGCGAGGCGTTCTGGCGGGGGGAGGCGCGGGTTGTGACGCGCGATGGTGAAGATGTGAGCGCGGCGTTTGCCCGGGGGGCAGAGGTGGCGCTGGAGCTTGCGCAGCGTCACGGGGTGTGCGCGGCGGTGCTCAAAGCACGCAGCCCCTCGTGTGGAGGGGCTGCGGTGTATGACGGGAGTTTTGAGGGGCGCCTGGTGGCCGGTCAGGGGGTGAGCGCGGCGCTGTTGCGGCGGGCCGGCATCCAGGTCTTCAGCGAGGAGGAGCTGGACGCGGCTCGCCGCTTTGTGGAGCGCGGCGGCGCCGCGCCGCGCTGA
- a CDS encoding methylase: MVEVREIRGRTKPGRLRMLDRFVVGHLLGGGPGEGPGLAVDVGFGEEGWTTRELYEALRQSGMVCDVVGVEVEPMRVEKAQEVACEGLRFVEAGFDLKPVVWREAGLVRAMNVLRQYGPHEVEEAHRSWGEVLGEGGYLVEGTCDGEGAIGSAHVLRKDRGEVKKVGLVLWTDFSKGFGPWMFRDWLPADLRRSLKAGRQVEGVEMYGFLQRWAELAADARGEGVCENREVFERSLRWLAQEYGELEEGRALWGEGIVVVGGACG; the protein is encoded by the coding sequence GTGGTTGAGGTTCGAGAGATTCGGGGCAGGACGAAGCCCGGGCGGCTGCGGATGCTGGATCGTTTTGTGGTCGGGCATCTCCTCGGTGGAGGGCCTGGCGAGGGGCCGGGGCTTGCGGTGGACGTGGGGTTTGGGGAGGAGGGTTGGACGACCCGGGAGTTGTATGAGGCGCTTCGGCAGAGCGGGATGGTCTGTGATGTGGTGGGGGTGGAAGTTGAGCCGATGCGGGTCGAGAAGGCGCAGGAGGTGGCCTGTGAGGGGCTTCGATTTGTGGAGGCCGGCTTTGATTTGAAGCCGGTGGTGTGGCGAGAGGCCGGGCTTGTGCGGGCGATGAACGTGCTGCGGCAGTACGGACCTCATGAAGTTGAGGAGGCGCACAGGTCCTGGGGGGAGGTGTTGGGCGAGGGGGGCTATCTGGTGGAGGGGACGTGTGATGGGGAGGGGGCGATTGGCTCGGCGCATGTGTTGCGGAAGGATCGGGGGGAGGTGAAGAAGGTGGGGCTTGTGCTGTGGACGGATTTTTCAAAAGGGTTTGGTCCCTGGATGTTTCGGGACTGGTTGCCGGCGGATCTTCGGCGAAGTTTGAAGGCGGGTCGGCAGGTGGAGGGGGTGGAGATGTACGGGTTTTTGCAGAGGTGGGCGGAGCTTGCGGCGGATGCTCGCGGGGAGGGGGTGTGTGAGAATCGCGAGGTGTTTGAGAGATCGCTGCGGTGGCTGGCCCAGGAGTACGGGGAGTTGGAGGAAGGTCGGGCGTTGTGGGGGGAGGGGATTGTGGTTGTGGGTGGGGCGTGTGGGTGA
- a CDS encoding glycosyltransferase codes for MLLTSLILAPIALATLIGIFNLLTWPRRLQASAPPPAISVLIPARNEEANIEDCVRSVAAAAAAHPGLQLEIIVYDDHSTDRTSEILRTLASEIPTLRLPEARPLPAGWAGKCHACHQLASHANHPNLLFIDADVRLLPDAFTGLAAWQQRYNADVVSAVPAQVTGSFFEHLILPLLHLTYLSWLPLLLIPHSRRADFLAMNGQILMCTREAYDRIGGFEAIRDALVDDMAFGRRAKEAGLTVAFADGTHLAQCRMYRDAPSVWEGFTKNIYPGMGKNPALLLLVIALYFCAFVLPFILLPLTPIIPSLAPLTTPLIAAVALNLVYRTLLAVRFSHPPLSVLLHPLGVLALIAIALNSYRQTLRGQLTWAGRTYPNA; via the coding sequence GTGCTCCTGACCTCCCTGATCCTGGCTCCCATCGCCCTGGCCACCTTAATCGGCATCTTCAACCTGCTGACCTGGCCGCGCCGCCTCCAGGCGTCCGCACCGCCGCCTGCGATCTCCGTGCTCATCCCGGCCCGCAACGAAGAGGCCAACATCGAAGACTGCGTCCGCAGCGTCGCCGCCGCAGCGGCCGCTCACCCCGGGCTGCAGCTCGAAATCATCGTCTACGACGACCACTCCACCGACCGCACCTCCGAGATCCTCCGCACGCTCGCCAGCGAAATCCCCACCCTGCGCCTGCCCGAAGCCCGGCCGCTCCCCGCCGGCTGGGCCGGCAAATGCCACGCCTGCCACCAGCTCGCCAGCCACGCCAACCACCCCAACCTCCTCTTCATCGACGCCGACGTGCGACTTCTCCCCGACGCCTTCACCGGCCTTGCCGCCTGGCAACAACGCTACAACGCCGACGTCGTCAGCGCCGTGCCCGCCCAGGTCACAGGCTCCTTCTTCGAGCACCTCATCTTGCCCCTGCTCCACCTTACGTACTTGAGCTGGCTGCCCCTTTTGCTCATCCCCCACAGCCGCCGCGCCGACTTTTTGGCCATGAACGGCCAGATCCTCATGTGCACCCGCGAGGCCTACGATCGCATCGGCGGTTTTGAGGCCATCCGCGACGCCCTGGTCGACGATATGGCCTTCGGCCGCCGCGCCAAAGAAGCCGGCCTCACCGTCGCCTTTGCCGACGGCACCCACCTGGCGCAATGCCGCATGTACCGCGACGCCCCCTCGGTCTGGGAGGGGTTTACCAAAAACATCTACCCCGGCATGGGCAAAAACCCCGCGCTGCTGCTGCTGGTCATCGCCCTCTACTTCTGCGCCTTCGTGCTCCCCTTTATCCTCCTCCCCCTCACCCCAATCATCCCCTCGCTTGCCCCCCTGACCACACCACTCATCGCTGCCGTCGCGCTCAACCTCGTCTACCGCACCCTGCTCGCGGTGCGCTTCTCCCACCCTCCTTTAAGCGTTTTGCTTCACCCCCTGGGTGTATTGGCGCTGATCGCGATCGCCTTAAACTCATATCGACAGACCCTGCGCGGCCAGCTCACCTGGGCCGGCCGCACCTACCCCAACGCCTGA
- a CDS encoding ATP-binding protein, which yields MPARKHPDTDISEAAGPADASTILAALPDLILELDAHAHICAHHAGSPEDVIANPPQTLQDQPLRDLLPRATAERIHTALTDALTLQQPITLECLVPHEHNLASIEARITPISAERALVILRDITATFRERNNLRQSEQRFRALVENLPGVVYRCRMDDDWSAIFVSERIEELVGRPAKDFLEHHTSLDQVTHPEDRAYVKREVASAVARHKAFDLHYRMIHTDGSTRHIWERGRAVYAGVDQITYLDGALFDVTDLHRLRQRVLTTSKMAAVGSLAAGVAHEINNPLAIVLANLEFVTEELVAIHQAYATDHVVTEAVDDVQQAIFKVQTGIDRVRSIIDDLRSFSDAAQSRAEHLDMARLTTWALRRAEPRVHPLARIHTHIEDVPQVWASEIGVVQIIWNLIDNAADAVSHLSPDQARIDVTLKLSDRPGFVLLEIRDNGRGMGEDILSRAFEPFFTTQGIGDGAGLGLFVCQGLVAGMDGDITVDSTPGKGTRVRVFLPTAPAQ from the coding sequence ATGCCTGCCCGCAAACATCCCGACACGGACATCTCCGAGGCCGCTGGACCGGCCGACGCCTCCACCATCCTCGCCGCGCTCCCCGATCTGATCCTCGAGCTCGACGCCCACGCCCATATCTGCGCCCATCACGCCGGCAGCCCCGAAGATGTGATCGCCAACCCTCCGCAAACCCTGCAGGACCAGCCCCTGCGCGATCTTCTGCCCCGCGCCACCGCCGAGCGCATCCACACCGCGCTCACCGACGCCCTCACCCTCCAGCAGCCCATCACCCTGGAGTGCCTGGTCCCTCACGAGCATAACCTGGCCAGCATCGAGGCCCGCATCACCCCTATCAGCGCCGAGCGCGCCCTGGTCATCCTGCGCGACATCACCGCCACCTTCCGCGAGCGCAACAACCTGCGCCAGAGCGAGCAGCGCTTCCGCGCCCTGGTCGAAAACCTCCCCGGCGTCGTCTACCGCTGCCGCATGGACGACGACTGGAGCGCCATCTTTGTTTCCGAGCGCATCGAAGAGCTCGTCGGACGCCCCGCAAAGGACTTTCTCGAGCATCACACAAGCCTCGACCAGGTCACCCACCCCGAGGACCGCGCCTACGTCAAACGCGAAGTCGCCAGCGCCGTCGCTCGCCATAAAGCCTTCGACCTGCACTACCGCATGATCCACACCGACGGCTCCACCCGCCACATCTGGGAGCGCGGCCGCGCGGTCTACGCCGGCGTCGACCAGATCACCTACCTCGACGGCGCCCTCTTCGACGTCACCGACCTCCACAGGTTGCGCCAGCGCGTGCTCACCACCAGCAAAATGGCCGCCGTCGGAAGCCTCGCGGCCGGTGTCGCACACGAGATCAACAACCCCCTGGCCATCGTGCTCGCCAACCTCGAGTTCGTCACCGAAGAGCTCGTCGCCATCCACCAGGCCTACGCCACCGATCACGTCGTCACCGAAGCCGTCGACGACGTCCAGCAGGCCATCTTCAAAGTTCAGACCGGCATCGACCGCGTACGCTCCATCATCGACGACTTGCGCTCCTTCTCCGACGCCGCCCAGAGCCGCGCCGAACACCTGGACATGGCCCGCCTGACCACCTGGGCGCTTCGCCGCGCCGAGCCCCGCGTCCACCCGCTCGCCCGCATTCACACCCACATCGAAGACGTCCCCCAGGTCTGGGCCAGCGAGATCGGCGTCGTCCAGATCATCTGGAACCTCATCGACAACGCCGCCGACGCCGTCAGCCACCTCAGCCCCGACCAGGCCCGCATCGACGTCACCCTCAAACTCAGCGATCGCCCCGGCTTCGTGCTGCTCGAGATCCGTGACAACGGACGCGGAATGGGCGAAGACATCCTCTCCCGGGCCTTCGAGCCCTTCTTCACCACCCAGGGCATCGGCGATGGCGCCGGCCTGGGACTCTTTGTCTGCCAGGGCCTTGTCGCCGGCATGGACGGCGACATCACCGTCGACTCCACCCCCGGCAAAGGAACCCGCGTGCGCGTCTTTTTGCCCACCGCCCCCGCCCAGTAG